One region of Pseudoalteromonas galatheae genomic DNA includes:
- a CDS encoding methyl-accepting chemotaxis protein, which produces MQNTGLTITQRITLLGSLIAIAVACLIGFTSLYSAKTLINERMMQSELPSKIESINKSLSKQIDTLKNAAEQLSSNVLITQSAKQNTLDEKLLVNELKRIAAQYDLVTASWANRETNQYWNQNGFLRVLNQEQDGWFFGFTNSGSAYSISIYQEAPGDVKMFVNHQQLNGIGLAGLAKSIDDMQAMLANMKIEQSGFVFVINRQGTVQLHPDASKVAKSSIEDFYGQHSHDFSSTRGFIVKELEVNGETNLVAASPIPNTDLLVIAQVPTSEINSGITSLQWQIIGFSLVIALVASFFSMLLAKNLSAPLKKMADLFEQLGSGDAKLNYRLPDSAQPELHALAGGFNQFMTKIEEAIHMVAEESRSIRVTSEAVFKQSQQNSQSLDEQKSQTMSVAAAINEMGATVQEIASSATNTAKLTEESKASTKRSRQGVQESQETLHLLAGDIENMAGQVATLAEKTQSIANIVDVIRGISEQTNLLALNAAIESARAGEHGRGFAVVADEVRALASRTSQSTDEIQATISELTQVSDAVVNQIQQSSEQAEQSVQTMQSSVELMLEISETANQINDMTALIATATEEQSNVVADVGRNIEQISEISDAVMNEQLDTEQAIQRLAASAKTLDDLVASF; this is translated from the coding sequence ATGCAAAACACAGGTTTAACAATTACTCAAAGAATTACCCTCTTAGGTAGTCTCATTGCGATTGCTGTCGCTTGTTTAATCGGGTTTACCTCGCTTTACAGCGCCAAAACGCTCATTAATGAACGCATGATGCAGTCTGAATTGCCAAGCAAGATAGAAAGCATCAATAAATCATTAAGCAAGCAGATAGACACTTTGAAAAATGCAGCCGAGCAGCTTTCAAGCAATGTATTAATCACCCAAAGTGCCAAGCAAAATACTTTGGACGAAAAACTTCTTGTCAACGAACTCAAGCGTATTGCGGCGCAGTATGACTTAGTTACGGCTTCTTGGGCTAACCGCGAAACCAATCAATATTGGAATCAAAACGGCTTTTTAAGAGTATTAAATCAAGAGCAAGATGGTTGGTTTTTCGGTTTCACGAATAGTGGCTCGGCATACTCGATTAGTATCTACCAAGAAGCGCCGGGCGACGTAAAAATGTTTGTCAATCACCAACAATTAAATGGGATTGGTTTGGCTGGGCTTGCGAAAAGTATTGATGATATGCAGGCGATGCTTGCTAATATGAAAATCGAGCAAAGTGGCTTTGTTTTCGTCATTAATAGGCAAGGTACGGTGCAATTGCACCCAGATGCAAGCAAAGTCGCAAAGTCCTCGATTGAAGACTTTTATGGCCAGCATAGTCACGATTTTAGCTCAACACGTGGGTTTATCGTTAAAGAGTTGGAAGTGAACGGCGAAACTAATTTAGTTGCAGCGAGCCCAATTCCAAACACAGACTTGCTTGTTATTGCCCAAGTACCAACCAGTGAAATCAATAGTGGGATCACTTCCCTGCAATGGCAAATCATTGGTTTTTCGCTAGTGATTGCGCTAGTGGCAAGCTTTTTTAGTATGCTACTGGCTAAGAACTTAAGCGCGCCACTTAAAAAGATGGCAGATTTATTTGAGCAGCTTGGCAGCGGCGATGCAAAACTCAATTACCGTTTGCCAGACTCAGCACAACCTGAACTTCATGCTTTAGCTGGCGGCTTTAACCAGTTTATGACTAAGATCGAAGAAGCTATCCACATGGTTGCAGAAGAGAGCCGCTCAATTCGTGTGACGAGCGAAGCCGTGTTTAAACAGAGCCAGCAAAACTCTCAGTCTCTGGACGAACAAAAGTCTCAAACTATGTCTGTTGCCGCGGCGATCAATGAAATGGGGGCGACAGTACAAGAGATAGCGAGCAGCGCGACCAACACGGCAAAACTGACAGAAGAAAGTAAAGCGTCAACCAAACGCAGCCGCCAAGGTGTACAAGAAAGCCAAGAAACACTTCACTTACTTGCTGGTGACATCGAAAATATGGCGGGTCAAGTCGCTACGTTGGCCGAAAAAACACAGTCCATCGCCAACATCGTTGATGTGATCAGAGGCATTTCTGAGCAAACCAACTTACTTGCACTTAATGCCGCAATTGAATCTGCACGTGCGGGCGAGCATGGTCGCGGGTTTGCCGTCGTTGCAGATGAAGTTAGAGCACTTGCAAGCCGTACATCACAATCTACCGACGAGATCCAAGCAACGATATCTGAATTAACTCAGGTGTCTGATGCTGTCGTAAACCAAATCCAACAATCTAGTGAACAAGCAGAGCAAAGTGTTCAAACGATGCAATCGTCAGTGGAGTTAATGTTGGAAATTTCAGAAACCGCAAATCAAATAAATGATATGACTGCGCTTATCGCAACGGCGACCGAAGAACAAAGTAATGTCGTCGCGGACGTTGGCCGTAATATCGAACAGATCAGTGAAATAAGCGATGCGGTGATGAACGAGCAACTTGACACGGAACAAGCAATTCAGCGTCTTGCAGCATCCGCCAAAACGCTTGATGATCTCGTCGCGAGCTTTTAA
- the ilvC gene encoding ketol-acid reductoisomerase → MSNYFNTLSLREQLAQLSQCAFMDPREFEQGVDVLIGKKLVIVGCGAQGLNQGLNLRDSGLNVSYALRPSAIEEKRQSFLNASENGFIVGTYEELIPEADLVLNLTPDKQHTPVVNAVMPLMKKGATLAYSHGFNIVEEGMQVREDITVIMVAPKCPGTEVREEYKRGFGVPTLIAVHPENDPEGKGLAQAKAYAAGTGGHRAGVLQSSFIAEVKSDLMGEQTILCGMLQTGSLLCFDKMVEEGIEPGYASKLVQYGWEIITEALKHGGITNMMDRLSNPAKLLAFELSEQLKDIMRPLYNKHMDDIISGEFSEGMMADWAENDNKLLTWRAETAQTAFEKQANTDAEISEQTFFDQGILMVAMVKAGVELAFETMTAAGIIDESAYYESLHETPLIANTIARKKLFEMNRTISDTAEYGCYLYNHACLPLLKPFMESITKREIGEGLLDSDNYADNQKLIAVNRAIRNHPVEKIGEVLRGYMSDMKKIV, encoded by the coding sequence ATGTCGAATTACTTTAATACTTTATCTTTACGCGAGCAATTAGCTCAGCTTTCTCAATGTGCATTTATGGACCCAAGAGAATTCGAACAAGGTGTCGACGTTCTGATTGGTAAAAAACTGGTCATCGTTGGTTGTGGCGCCCAAGGCTTAAACCAAGGTCTAAACTTAAGAGATTCTGGTTTGAATGTTAGTTACGCACTACGTCCCTCAGCAATCGAAGAAAAACGTCAATCGTTTCTTAATGCATCTGAAAACGGCTTTATCGTTGGCACCTATGAAGAGCTCATTCCTGAAGCAGATTTGGTACTAAACTTAACGCCTGACAAACAACATACACCTGTTGTAAATGCGGTTATGCCGTTAATGAAAAAAGGCGCAACACTTGCTTACTCTCACGGCTTCAACATCGTAGAAGAAGGGATGCAAGTGCGTGAAGATATCACCGTAATCATGGTTGCACCAAAATGTCCGGGCACGGAAGTACGTGAAGAATACAAACGCGGCTTTGGTGTACCTACGCTGATTGCTGTTCACCCTGAAAACGACCCTGAGGGTAAAGGTCTCGCGCAAGCTAAAGCATATGCGGCAGGAACTGGTGGTCATCGTGCTGGCGTATTGCAATCATCATTTATTGCTGAGGTAAAATCAGATCTAATGGGTGAGCAAACCATCCTATGTGGTATGTTGCAAACTGGCTCGCTACTATGCTTTGACAAAATGGTTGAAGAAGGCATTGAACCTGGATATGCATCAAAGCTCGTTCAATATGGCTGGGAAATCATCACTGAAGCACTAAAACACGGTGGTATCACCAATATGATGGACAGACTGTCGAATCCCGCCAAGTTACTTGCATTTGAACTGAGCGAGCAACTAAAAGACATTATGCGCCCGCTATACAACAAGCATATGGACGACATCATCAGTGGTGAATTTTCAGAAGGTATGATGGCGGATTGGGCTGAAAACGACAATAAATTACTTACATGGCGCGCAGAAACCGCACAAACCGCGTTTGAAAAGCAAGCGAATACTGACGCTGAAATTTCAGAGCAGACTTTCTTCGACCAAGGTATTTTAATGGTTGCTATGGTTAAAGCCGGTGTAGAGTTAGCTTTCGAAACCATGACAGCGGCTGGCATTATTGATGAATCAGCGTACTACGAATCACTACACGAAACGCCGCTAATCGCGAACACCATTGCGCGCAAAAAGCTTTTCGAGATGAATCGTACGATTTCAGACACCGCAGAATATGGTTGCTACCTGTATAATCACGCATGCCTACCATTATTGAAGCCATTTATGGAATCCATAACAAAACGTGAGATTGGTGAAGGTTTGTTAGACAGTGACAATTATGCTGACAACCAGAAACTCATCGCTGTAAACCGTGCGATCCGTAACCATCCGGTAGAAAAAATAGGTGAAGTCCTTCGCGGTTACATGTCAGATATGAAAAAGATTGTTTAG
- a CDS encoding imelysin family protein — translation MRVSKRLSTAAIAVALVLSGCGESTSSSQGPGVKDNNNSGTDNPSPTQFDEAALVSNLVDNVLTPTIEQFNELAKTQQVAIASYCSAEKAVAENTAALKLSAQDSWRSAMVGWQYVELMQMGPLTANSKELKNNIYVWPATGSLCDIDLDVVYFEDGVINRNASNPYNISERTANRKGLTALEHLLFNANLDHNCSSVNDALAPWNSRPAQERVIARCEFATEVAKDIETQSNLLLSQWGGENGYAAKLVNAGQPGSPFDTPHLALNEISKALFYMTEELKDGKIATPLGLGFPNACGLEACPEAVESPLSEHSKENLLANIRAFRKIFTGNGQDAENTLGFDDFLDAEDGSDVKERMLAGLADAEATLLAMDASLKAELAGSTEQVTQTHTDVKKVTDDLKTEFIEKLALELPQTSAGDND, via the coding sequence ATGAGAGTATCTAAACGTTTAAGTACTGCAGCTATCGCAGTGGCTCTGGTGTTGTCGGGTTGTGGGGAAAGCACTTCAAGTAGTCAAGGCCCAGGAGTAAAGGACAATAATAACTCAGGAACGGATAACCCATCACCAACGCAATTTGATGAAGCAGCCTTGGTAAGTAACTTGGTTGATAATGTACTGACTCCTACTATCGAGCAGTTTAATGAACTAGCAAAGACACAACAAGTTGCAATTGCCAGTTACTGTAGTGCTGAAAAAGCGGTGGCAGAAAATACCGCAGCGTTAAAGCTAAGTGCTCAAGACAGTTGGCGCTCAGCTATGGTGGGATGGCAGTATGTTGAATTAATGCAAATGGGTCCACTTACCGCCAATAGCAAAGAGCTTAAGAATAACATTTATGTTTGGCCTGCTACCGGTTCTTTATGTGATATCGATTTGGATGTTGTGTATTTCGAAGATGGTGTCATTAATCGTAATGCTAGCAATCCTTATAATATTTCTGAGCGCACCGCAAACCGCAAAGGCTTAACGGCCCTTGAGCACCTTCTATTCAATGCTAATCTTGACCATAACTGTTCGTCAGTGAATGATGCTTTGGCACCATGGAATAGTCGCCCAGCTCAGGAGCGGGTCATTGCTCGTTGTGAGTTCGCGACGGAAGTCGCAAAAGATATTGAAACTCAGAGTAATTTACTTCTGTCCCAGTGGGGCGGAGAAAATGGCTATGCAGCTAAGCTTGTTAACGCGGGACAGCCTGGGTCGCCGTTTGATACGCCTCATTTAGCGCTAAATGAGATATCAAAAGCACTGTTTTATATGACCGAAGAGCTGAAAGACGGCAAAATTGCAACACCGTTAGGCCTAGGTTTTCCTAATGCATGTGGTTTAGAGGCTTGTCCTGAAGCTGTTGAGTCCCCTTTGTCTGAACATTCAAAAGAGAATTTACTTGCCAATATAAGAGCGTTTAGGAAGATTTTTACCGGTAATGGCCAAGACGCTGAAAATACACTGGGCTTTGATGACTTTTTAGACGCAGAGGATGGCAGTGATGTAAAAGAGCGCATGCTTGCAGGGCTTGCAGATGCTGAAGCCACATTGCTTGCGATGGATGCGAGCCTTAAAGCTGAGCTCGCGGGTTCAACAGAACAAGTAACGCAAACGCATACAGATGTTAAAAAAGTGACGGACGACTTAAAGACTGAGTTTATCGAAAAGCTCGCCCTAGAACTTCCACAAACTTCGGCAGGTGACAATGACTAA
- a CDS encoding Ig-like domain-containing protein, giving the protein MALKKSLLTTAILAATLGLTACGGSSSNSNDNDDNNTTPPPAETNAAPTITVDSASVSEDTLGAAVANITFADDNDEVSALTLSISDNRFEIVDGAVKLKAANALNFEQVDAGKVSVTITATDSKGEKTEVEAEIAVQQIAEENKAGVNRYAFNNAQGESSVSYSGQIARHAAMVHIKSLMGKLSNETVGNAPGQKTAEAAITEIKSFLMPTEALVLDEPLDFAVAANASQTTLGQISGSFKKVAGESGKIAGRDTSYMHKAWEEDGVMVGWTDFGTQPKTPEGLALHYLDLLQAQLQQFENGSTIKAEHNGTEVTLNKLYVTPEGLDLAQLMQKHLNGAVSLSQAADDYLDDLLIGAKSADNSALAEGKSYTELEHKFDEGYGYFGAAIDYLDYSDDEIAGKGGREAYASGYHDLDKDGKINLLSEFNFGNSTNAAKRDRGTKSNVNPTDLTAQAQLAFIEARKLINMNVGTNVAQWSDEDKARLEALRDQALLAWEKSIAATVVHYINDTISDDDGDLDDIASGNFTAEQFYTVAKHWSEMKGFALNFQFNPHSPVEEADFAEIHNLMGDKPELAADKVADYKADLLKAREIIANAYGFDAENVANW; this is encoded by the coding sequence ATGGCACTTAAAAAGTCTCTGTTAACGACTGCTATTCTCGCTGCAACTTTAGGCCTCACTGCATGTGGTGGCTCGAGCAGCAATTCAAACGATAACGATGATAACAACACAACACCACCTCCAGCGGAAACTAATGCTGCACCTACGATCACTGTAGACAGTGCATCAGTATCTGAAGATACACTTGGTGCAGCGGTTGCAAACATTACTTTCGCAGATGATAACGATGAAGTAAGTGCACTGACACTAAGCATCTCTGACAATCGTTTTGAAATTGTCGACGGTGCCGTCAAGCTCAAAGCTGCGAATGCACTAAACTTCGAACAGGTTGACGCTGGTAAAGTATCGGTAACTATCACGGCAACAGACAGCAAAGGCGAAAAAACCGAAGTTGAAGCCGAAATCGCTGTTCAGCAAATTGCTGAAGAAAACAAAGCGGGTGTAAACCGTTATGCCTTTAATAATGCTCAAGGTGAGTCTTCAGTTTCTTACTCTGGCCAAATCGCGCGCCACGCGGCTATGGTTCATATCAAGAGTTTAATGGGTAAGCTTAGCAATGAGACTGTAGGTAATGCACCTGGTCAAAAAACGGCTGAAGCAGCAATCACAGAAATAAAATCATTCTTGATGCCTACAGAAGCACTTGTATTAGATGAACCTTTAGATTTTGCTGTTGCGGCAAACGCTTCACAAACTACATTGGGGCAAATTTCAGGCTCATTTAAAAAGGTGGCGGGTGAAAGCGGTAAAATTGCAGGCCGTGACACGTCTTATATGCATAAAGCATGGGAAGAAGATGGCGTTATGGTTGGTTGGACTGACTTCGGTACACAGCCTAAAACACCAGAAGGTCTAGCACTGCACTATTTAGACTTGTTACAAGCTCAGCTTCAACAGTTTGAAAATGGTTCAACGATTAAAGCTGAACATAATGGTACAGAAGTAACATTAAACAAGCTATATGTCACACCGGAAGGCCTGGATTTGGCCCAACTGATGCAAAAGCATTTAAATGGTGCCGTATCACTTTCTCAAGCAGCTGATGATTACCTTGACGACTTACTTATCGGAGCTAAATCGGCAGACAACTCTGCGCTAGCTGAAGGTAAGAGTTATACAGAGCTCGAGCACAAATTTGATGAAGGTTATGGCTACTTTGGTGCTGCAATTGACTATTTAGATTATTCAGATGATGAGATTGCGGGCAAGGGTGGACGTGAAGCTTACGCCAGTGGTTATCATGATTTAGATAAAGATGGAAAAATCAATCTACTGTCTGAGTTTAACTTCGGTAACTCAACAAATGCAGCAAAACGTGATCGTGGTACTAAATCCAATGTGAATCCAACGGATTTGACTGCCCAAGCGCAATTGGCATTTATTGAAGCTCGTAAACTTATCAACATGAATGTTGGTACTAACGTTGCGCAGTGGTCAGACGAAGACAAAGCGCGCTTAGAAGCTTTGCGTGATCAAGCATTGCTTGCATGGGAAAAGTCGATTGCAGCGACAGTGGTTCACTACATCAATGATACAATCTCTGACGATGATGGTGATTTAGACGATATCGCATCAGGTAACTTTACTGCTGAGCAATTTTATACAGTAGCTAAACACTGGTCTGAGATGAAAGGGTTCGCGTTAAACTTCCAGTTTAACCCGCATTCTCCAGTAGAAGAAGCCGACTTCGCTGAAATCCATAACTTAATGGGTGATAAACCTGAGCTTGCAGCTGACAAAGTAGCAGATTATAAGGCTGACTTGTTGAAAGCGCGCGAGATTATTGCCAATGCATATGGCTTTGATGCTGAGAATGTTGCCAACTGGTAA
- a CDS encoding response regulator transcription factor → MSTILVAQSNNNILTSQQKMLEEQGYTVELLRELGQLNGFSGKSINGIVLDQAIASVPTCDSISQFRQRFKAPVIVSLDSDDEDVHSLFLELGADEVISKDAKPRLWRARLDAVLRRQAANSQFDDEPEQLTFGQLHIDKNTRRVSYGQERIDLTTHEFELLWLLASNGGKVVKRDFVYEQILGKYYRPDTRTIDVRISRLRKKLHDNPSRPEKIKTIWRQGYLFVTDVWN, encoded by the coding sequence GTGTCCACTATCTTGGTTGCACAAAGCAATAACAATATATTGACATCACAACAAAAAATGCTTGAAGAGCAAGGTTATACTGTTGAGTTGTTGAGGGAATTAGGCCAATTGAATGGTTTTTCAGGGAAATCTATTAACGGTATCGTGCTTGATCAAGCTATCGCTTCGGTACCAACCTGTGATTCAATTAGCCAGTTTAGACAAAGGTTTAAAGCGCCGGTGATTGTCAGTCTTGACAGCGATGATGAAGATGTTCATAGCCTGTTTCTAGAGCTTGGTGCTGATGAAGTTATTTCAAAAGATGCAAAGCCACGGCTGTGGCGTGCTCGACTTGACGCCGTATTAAGAAGGCAAGCTGCGAACTCGCAGTTCGACGATGAGCCGGAGCAGCTCACTTTCGGACAATTACATATCGATAAAAACACCAGACGCGTGAGTTATGGTCAGGAGCGTATTGATCTTACTACACATGAATTTGAACTTTTATGGTTGCTCGCAAGCAATGGTGGCAAAGTGGTGAAACGTGACTTTGTTTATGAACAAATCCTAGGTAAGTACTATCGCCCAGACACACGAACGATAGATGTCCGTATTTCTCGCTTACGTAAAAAACTACATGATAATCCCAGTCGTCCTGAGAAGATCAAGACAATTTGGCGTCAGGGTTACTTATTTGTTACTGACGTTTGGAACTAA
- the ilvY gene encoding HTH-type transcriptional activator IlvY: MNHKQLKYFLALADTLHFSRASERCFVSPPTLSRQIKQLEEEVGAPLFLRDNRTVELTQQGKAFVHYAQATLASWRQFKSECVDDDKPLTGELSLFCSVTATYSFIYDLFSKFRHLYPQVELNLITGDPAHSIAEVASSKEDVAVAVKPKHLPNGIEYLPIGRSRLVFIGPTMDCPLKSIIDEYSHSDLPWQRLSFIMPEQGVLKDRIDSFCKKHNFIPKVYAHVSGHEAMVALASLGFGIACVPEIVISQSPFKNQVQLLQLRSDEIEIGLVTKNKRLYDPVVKALWDTAKGLFVL; the protein is encoded by the coding sequence ATGAATCACAAACAACTAAAATATTTTTTGGCACTTGCAGATACGCTGCATTTTTCCCGGGCGAGTGAACGCTGTTTTGTAAGCCCTCCAACTTTAAGTCGTCAAATCAAGCAGCTAGAAGAGGAGGTCGGGGCGCCTTTGTTTCTACGAGACAATCGCACCGTAGAGCTGACTCAGCAAGGTAAAGCGTTTGTTCATTACGCGCAAGCGACGTTGGCAAGCTGGCGGCAGTTTAAGAGCGAATGTGTTGACGATGATAAGCCTTTGACCGGTGAGCTGAGCTTATTTTGTTCAGTGACCGCGACTTACAGCTTTATTTATGATCTTTTTTCCAAATTTCGCCATCTATACCCGCAAGTAGAGTTGAATCTTATTACCGGCGACCCCGCGCATTCAATAGCAGAAGTTGCCAGTAGTAAGGAAGATGTAGCAGTAGCGGTGAAGCCAAAACATCTGCCAAACGGTATCGAGTATTTACCTATCGGCCGTTCTAGGTTGGTGTTCATTGGCCCGACGATGGATTGTCCGCTTAAATCTATTATTGACGAATACAGTCACAGTGATCTGCCATGGCAGCGCTTGTCTTTTATTATGCCAGAGCAAGGTGTGTTAAAAGATCGTATTGATAGCTTTTGCAAAAAACACAATTTTATACCCAAGGTTTATGCGCATGTTTCGGGTCATGAAGCTATGGTTGCACTCGCAAGTTTGGGTTTTGGTATCGCGTGTGTCCCCGAGATAGTAATTAGTCAAAGCCCATTTAAGAATCAAGTTCAGCTTTTGCAGCTTAGATCTGATGAGATTGAAATTGGACTTGTAACTAAGAATAAACGGTTATATGACCCAGTTGTTAAAGCACTTTGGGATACGGCAAAAGGATTATTTGTGCTGTAA
- a CDS encoding tetratricopeptide repeat protein: MKIVIQFSIIVLSVLLSACNSTPKATIDTSILQSEHQFNIQPVESYSEVFQLNNQIKAKLAHYFHNDEIGIKRAKMLMEFLVSSGDDSLSYLSGANLTANQTFRDMNANCLSLSILTHAIAKQLGLRTQFQRVHIPEYWDESQGYSLLTGHVNIKIFEVDNTKNAIKTLYVKPTSVTVDFDPNSRAQQFSTSAIDTNTILSMFYNNKGAMGMINGNLDLAYSYYKAAIESDPYHDGAWGNLGILYRITEQYELAERAYNQALAINHDNRNALGNLAKLYYLTERDREAEMIEANIHNLRKNNPYYMLVLGNEAFKSGNLARAKHFYQKANQLDRNIHGSYFGLAKVAYEQGDREKAEYYLNKAYKISVFEHDKARYEGKLALLKSVASNQLNSIANDER; this comes from the coding sequence ATGAAGATAGTAATTCAGTTCTCTATTATTGTGCTTAGTGTTTTGCTTAGTGCCTGTAATAGCACTCCCAAAGCGACAATAGACACATCCATTCTCCAATCGGAGCATCAATTTAATATTCAGCCTGTAGAGTCATACTCAGAGGTTTTTCAGCTAAATAATCAAATAAAAGCGAAACTCGCTCACTATTTTCATAACGATGAAATTGGGATTAAGCGCGCTAAAATGTTGATGGAGTTTTTAGTAAGTAGTGGCGATGATTCTCTTTCTTATCTATCAGGTGCAAATCTGACTGCAAACCAAACTTTTAGAGACATGAATGCCAACTGCTTATCCCTGTCCATATTGACCCATGCAATCGCGAAACAACTTGGCTTACGTACCCAATTTCAACGAGTCCATATACCTGAATATTGGGATGAGAGCCAAGGTTATAGTTTGCTCACAGGTCACGTAAACATCAAAATCTTCGAAGTAGACAACACAAAAAATGCGATAAAAACACTCTATGTGAAACCGACTTCAGTCACTGTCGACTTCGATCCCAATAGCCGAGCACAACAATTTAGTACATCAGCGATAGATACAAACACCATCTTATCTATGTTTTATAACAACAAAGGTGCTATGGGAATGATTAACGGCAACCTTGACTTGGCTTACAGCTATTATAAGGCAGCTATTGAAAGTGATCCCTACCACGACGGTGCCTGGGGAAACCTTGGGATCCTATATCGCATCACTGAACAATATGAGCTCGCCGAACGAGCCTACAATCAAGCACTCGCCATTAATCACGACAACCGAAACGCCCTTGGTAACCTTGCAAAACTTTACTATCTCACTGAACGTGACCGTGAGGCAGAAATGATTGAAGCCAATATTCACAACTTAAGGAAGAACAACCCCTATTACATGCTAGTGTTGGGTAACGAAGCGTTTAAAAGTGGAAACCTAGCTCGTGCCAAGCACTTTTATCAAAAAGCTAATCAACTTGATCGCAACATTCATGGTAGCTACTTTGGATTAGCAAAGGTCGCTTATGAACAAGGCGATAGAGAAAAAGCAGAGTATTACCTCAACAAGGCATACAAAATATCTGTCTTTGAACACGATAAAGCGCGCTACGAAGGTAAACTTGCCTTATTGAAAAGTGTTGCAAGCAACCAGTTAAATTCCATAGCCAACGATGAGAGATAA
- a CDS encoding M20/M25/M40 family metallo-hydrolase, producing MKNLYFKLFGMMLTAICTTNAVAQAQHSSIAHVDNILVRDLQTLTSINHQGRKSGAQSPNISAQYIFDAFERLGGNPSYQHFTFRAGIFSKDIGHNVTATLPCTQPRCDKAIVISAHYDHLGTTGQKHYPGANDNASGVAAMLHMARQLSKTNRARDILFVATDAEERGLHGAKYYAKHLNQEVELNINLDMLGINNNNRLFALFSPGFKEYKAELQNKVQSQIKLTVVSSQRQIERYTNNPRIDWHKASDHYAFYRQGIPYIYFGMGEDKHHHTTRDTLENMDLNKYQAGVNLISDFILSLTRSPLDSTS from the coding sequence ATGAAGAATCTCTACTTCAAACTATTCGGCATGATGCTGACCGCAATATGTACCACGAATGCAGTGGCGCAGGCGCAACATTCAAGTATTGCTCATGTTGATAATATATTGGTGCGAGATTTACAAACACTTACGAGCATCAATCACCAAGGGCGTAAGAGTGGTGCTCAGTCACCCAATATCAGTGCTCAGTATATTTTTGATGCTTTTGAGCGTTTAGGTGGAAATCCAAGCTATCAGCATTTTACCTTTAGAGCTGGTATTTTTAGTAAAGATATCGGTCATAACGTCACTGCGACTTTGCCTTGTACTCAACCTCGTTGTGACAAGGCCATTGTTATCAGTGCGCATTACGACCATTTAGGAACCACAGGGCAGAAACATTACCCAGGTGCCAATGATAATGCATCTGGCGTTGCTGCGATGTTGCACATGGCTAGGCAACTCAGTAAAACAAATCGCGCTCGTGATATATTGTTTGTCGCAACCGATGCTGAAGAGCGCGGCTTGCATGGTGCAAAATACTATGCCAAACACCTTAATCAGGAAGTTGAACTCAATATCAATTTAGATATGTTAGGGATAAATAACAACAACCGTTTATTTGCGTTGTTTTCACCGGGTTTTAAGGAGTATAAAGCAGAGCTCCAGAACAAGGTCCAATCTCAAATCAAATTGACTGTAGTATCATCACAACGACAAATTGAGCGCTATACAAATAATCCAAGAATTGATTGGCATAAAGCGAGCGACCACTACGCCTTTTATCGCCAAGGGATCCCTTATATTTATTTCGGTATGGGTGAAGACAAACATCATCACACGACGAGAGATACACTAGAGAATATGGATTTAAATAAGTATCAAGCAGGGGTAAATC